Proteins from a genomic interval of Ptychodera flava strain L36383 chromosome 7, AS_Pfla_20210202, whole genome shotgun sequence:
- the LOC139136956 gene encoding putative N-acetylated-alpha-linked acidic dipeptidase produces the protein MSTNDDRGTAYSRWEAEPDTIDIGVDYHRPRETTRYPEWCAGKQGTALKIFLAILIFMVGIILGYLTRRHLVRISTDCDDLMFGYSQQNGDMLKRELKAKNLEEFLSYFSSASHPAGSINNSQRAQYISQKWQEYGFAVQSKSYNVLLSFPNREAQNKVAVMNDKRAEVISIVPKDGSAADVDQPFVAYSMCPTGSDPCIQENQPVYVNYGRKEDFEKLKTIVGDDDAAKDKIVILRYGKIHKGNMVKNAKDAGAIAVVLFPDSKDYASDGTEPEKVYPNTWWLPGNGTERSTVYLGNGDPLTPGLPSIAEAYRLKEENLKGTFPDIPAQTIGYEDAQKIFCGSNILKGPEAPDEWQGPEGCSYNVGPGFTDQTLTLQLVTHNKRDVTTITNVLAMVQGSVEPDRYVIIGNHRDSWTYGAIDAGSGTAILMELSRTLGKMLKQGWKPRRTIILASWDAKELGMIGSTEWTEEYEKLLGNRAVAYINLDAVVMGDYSLSASASPLLKRVIYESTKQVDCPHHEEMSVYENWNAKLNMKYGGETVPRVDILGSGTDTLPFIQTLGIPSMELTYTHDPARNIQMYPLYGTAYDDFYSVKQVTDPSFMMHLAMAQVIGISLLQLSDSLVLPFNVSHYAMAIQQYRDAFLDMEYFKDTPQSSDMVPIVERLKIAVANFSSAAEDFADRVTNTAMTNPLAVRAVNDQLMQLERSFIRNDIAVPGRYPQYKHVLFAPSSENAYEGVNLAGVVDSIMAAKASTDDENSWETVKRQLSLVTLSVQAATASLQDSIVLS, from the exons ATGAGCACTAATGACGACAGAGGGACAGCGTATAGCCGATGGGAGGCAGAACCCGACACCATCGACATCGGCGTTGACTATCATCGGCCACGTGAAACCACAAGATATCCAGAATGGTGTGCCGGAAAACAGGGAACGGCTCTGAAAATATTCCTggctattttgattttcatggtTGGGATCATACTAGGCTATCTGACGAGGAGGCACCTGGTGCGAATCAGCACAGACTGTGACGATCTCATGTTTGGATACAGTCAACAGAATGGCGACATGCTGAAAAGGGAACTCAAAGCCAAAAATTTGGAAGAGTTTCTTTC ATATTTCTCCAGTGCATCTCACCCTGCCGGAAGCATCAACAATTCCCAAAGAGCTCAGTATATCTCACAGAAATGGCAGGAGTACGGATTTGCAGTGCAGTCAAAATCTTACAATGTACTACTCTCCTTCCCAAACAG AGAGGCGCAAAACAAAGTCGCTGTGATGAATGATAAAAGAGCAGAAGTGATATCCATCGTACCAAAGGATGGATCagctgcagatgttgatcagCCATTTGTCGCATACAGTATGTGCCCCACTGGCTCTGACCCATGCATACAGGAA AACCAACCTGTTTATGTGAACTATGGAAGAAAAGAGGACTTTGAAAAACTGAAGACGATTGTTGGTGATGATGATGCCGCTAAGGATAAGATTGTTATCTTGAGATATGGAAAAATCCATAAAGGAAACATG GTGAAAAATGCAAAGGACGCCGGCGCCATTGCTGTGGTTCTGTTTCCGGATAGCAAAGACTACGCCTCGGATGGCACAGAGCCAGAAAAAGTGTATCCAAACACATGGTGGTTGCCTGGCAACGGCACAGAAAGGAGCACTGTGTACCTTGGCAACGGAGACCCACTCACACCTGGTCTACCTTCCATAG CTGAAGCTTACCGTTTGAAGGAAGAAAACCTCAAAGGCACTTTCCCTGACATTCCAGCCCAGACTATTGGTTACGAAGATGCACAGAAGATATTCTGCGGCTCAAA TATACTGAAAGGACCTGAGGCTCCAGATGAGTGGCAGGGGCCGGAAGGTTGTTCGTACAATGTTGGACCAGGGTTTACTGATCAAACCCTCACTCTGCAGCTGGTCACCCACAACAAAAGGGATGTGACGACAATCACAAATGTACTGGCCATGGTACAGGGATCTGTAGAACCAG ATCGGTACGTGATCATTGGCAATCACAGGGATTCCTGGACCTACGGTGCCATAGACGCTGGAAGTGGAACGGCCATTTTGATGGAGTTATCGAGAACGTTGGGAAAAATGCTGAAACAAG GGTGGAAACCACGACGCACTATCATTCTTGCCAGCTGGGATGCCAAAGAGTTAGGAATGATTGGATCTACAGAGTGGACTGAG GAATATGAAAAGTTGCTGGGTAACAGAGCAGTTGCCTATATCAACCTGGATGCGGTTGTCATGGGAGACTACTCCCTGTCAGCCAGCGCCAGTCCACTGCTGAAAAGAGTCATCTATGAGTCAACTAAACAG GTTGATTGCCCTCATCATGAAGAGATGTCAGTTTATGAAAACTGGAATGCAAAACTCAACATGAAATATGGAGGTGAGACAGTGCCAAG GGTTGACATACTGGGGAGTGGAACAGACACACTACCATTCATTCAAACACTGGGCATACCATCCATGGAACTAACTTACACACATGATCCA gccagaaacattCAGATGTACCCGCTGTACGGCACAGCCTACGATGACTTCTACAGCGTCAAGCAGGTAACAGACCCGTCATTTATGATGCACCTCGCCATGGCTCAAGTCATTGGTATATCCCTGCTGCAGCTGAGTGACTCCCTGGTACTGCCGTTCAATGTCTCACACTATGCCATGGCCATCCAGCAGTACAGGGATGCGTTTCTGGACATGGAATATTTCAAGGACACGCCACAGAGCAGTGACATGGTGCCAATTGTCG AGAGGCTGAAAATTGCTGTGGCCAATTTCAGCAGTGCAGCAGAAGACTTTGCAGACAGAGTAACCAACACTGCCATGACAAA TCCGTTAGCCGTCAGAGCCGTGAATGATCAGTTGATGCAGTTGGAGAGATCTTTCATTAGGAATGACATCGCTGTGCCAGGCAGATATCCACAGTACAA ACATGTGTTGTTTGCACCGAGTTCAGAGAATGCCTACGAGGGAGTCAACCTTGCTGGTGTAGTTGACAGCATCATGGCAGCCAAGGCCAGCACGGACGATGAAAACAGCTGGGAAACCGTCAAGAGACAACTTTCTCTGGTGACGCTGTCAGTCCAAGCAGCTACAGCCAGCCTTCAGGATTCTATCGTCCTGTCGTAG